TGGTCAGTTCTTTTGGCCTCCCATTTACTTTTCGTAATTATCAAAAAACCAAAAGACACTTCAAAACAATCAACTTAAATTAATTTCTATGTTATGGACTCTCAGATAAGTATAAGTGATCTAGAAAATGTTATTTCCGAAAAGGTTTTTATAAAAATAGAAAAGTGGAATTTGTATCTTGGAGACGCTGGACTAGCTAGGAATCTTGCTATTGAATGTATCAGCAATAGAGATCAAGGCCCATTGGAGGCTGCAAAATTAAGTCTTAAAGCAATAAATGTAAAAGTAGGGGATGGTGTTAATAGTATTCCATTGATTAATTTAATCACTAACTCACAAATTCTAGAATTAGAAGAGATTTTGGAAAGTTTTTTTTAAAAACTAAATCTCTTTTTTTGAAACTTTAAATTTATTTACTTTCAAGAATTTTGTAAGTAAAAAATAAATCACAAAAAAAGTTAGGGTTCCAAATATTAATAATAAAAATTCTGCAAGATTTGAATTGAAGTTATTAGTAGTTTGGAGAATAGTAAAACAAAGTGTACTGTCTATAAATGCTGCTAATGACATGAGGCTAATTTTCTTCAATAAATCCAAGTTAGGTAAATGGATATCTTCATTTCGCAGATTAAAAGAAAGCAAAATACAGACTATAAGGTTGACTATTACTGAAGAT
The window above is part of the Prochlorococcus marinus CUG1415 genome. Proteins encoded here:
- a CDS encoding DUF3181 family protein; translation: MDSQISISDLENVISEKVFIKIEKWNLYLGDAGLARNLAIECISNRDQGPLEAAKLSLKAINVKVGDGVNSIPLINLITNSQILELEEILESFF